Within Sorangiineae bacterium MSr11367, the genomic segment ATCGTGGGCAGGCCATCGAAGCCGCTCGCCACGAGGGTGCGGGCCATGCGCTGCATGGCGCCGGCGAGCAGGTGCTCGTGGAACTCCATCCAGTCCATGTGGCGAACGAGATCGTCGGCCGTCGTCGCCTCGAAGCGCACGGGCGGCGTGACGGTGGAGAAGGAGAGATCCGACTGCCCCCACGCCGCGCGCAATTCGCGCGGGGTGCGGTACTTCCCGCGGAGAAAGCGCCGGAAGAGGACGATGGCGTCGGGGTGGTAATCCTGGTCGTAGGCGCCGTCGCGGAAATAGAGCGCGCCCTCGTTGTCGATCTGCACGAGGACGATGGGGCCCTCGGGGTAGCGCAGCGGCGCAAGCTCTTTGGCCACGCGATCGAACCAGCGCTCCACCTCGGCGTGGAACACGCGGCTCGCGTAGCTGGGCACCGGGAAGGCCACCGGCACGATGGGGAGCATCACCGGGTTGTCGCGCGGCGTGCGCGCTTGGCAGGCGCGGTCCCAAACGATGCGCTCGGGCAAGCCGAAGTACGTGAGCTCGGCGTTGATGTGCGGGCCCGGACGAACGACGGCGCGAAGACCGCGCTCGTGGGCCATGCGCAGGAAGCGGCCCACGTCGTGGCGCGGCTCCTTGGTGCCGAAGTCGTAGACTCCGGGCTCGCGCTCGTGCACGCCCCAGGGGACGTAGGTGTCGACGAGGAGCAACCCCATCTCGCGCATCGCATCGAGGCCCGCCGCCCACGTGGAGGGGTGGTGGCGCCAGTAGTGCATCGACCCGGCGTAGAGCGGCAGCACGGAAGAGGCGCGCTCCGTGTGCGGGCCCCCGGTCGGTAGCTCGAGGCCGTGCGGGTGCAAGCGCACGCGCGCAATCTGCGGGGCCCGTTGGGAAACGGGTTCGCCGGGGTCGATCTTGAGGCGGCGTGCACGCAGGGATCGCGTGCGGCTCTCGGGCATTGGCGTCCTCTTGGAAGCGGTTGCTACCACACTTTCAGGCAGGCCTGCGGCTTTCCAGGTCCTCCCAGCGCGCGGTGAGCCGTTCCACGTCGGCGCGCGCGGCATCGAGCTGGGCCTGCGTCTCGCGCGCCTCGTCCGGGGCCTTGGCCCAGAGCGAACCGTCCGCGAGCTTTGCCTCGAGCGTAGAGACCTTCTCTTCGGCCGCCATGATGACGTCCATGATTTTCTCCAGCTCGAGCCTCTCGGCATACGTGAGCTTTTTCGTGCCCGTGCCCGTGCCCTCGCCCGTGCCCATGCCCGTGCCCGTCTTCGCACTCGTCGCCGGGCTCGGGCTCGCCTTCTCCCGCTCCTCCGCCCGAATCGCCGCAATCCGCTCCCGGTAGGCCGACCAATTGCCGCCGTACAACGTCACCTTGCCGTCACCTTCGAAAGCGAGGATCGACGTGGCCACCCGATCGAGGAACCAGCGATCGTGCGACACCACGATCGCGCACCCCGGCCACGACTCGAGCAACTCCTCGACCGCCGACAAGGTCACGATGTCCAGATCGTTGGTCGGCTCGTCCAAGAGCAACATGTTGGCGCCCGATTTCAACGACAGCGCCAACGCCACCCGCGCGCGCTCGCCGCCGGACAGCGCCGACACTTTGCGACGCGACGACTGCCCATCGAACATGAAAAGCTCCAGGTACGTGCGCATGTCCATCGTGCGATCGCCGATGGTCACCATGCCCGCACCCGTGCGCTCCGCGCCCTCGCGTTCGGCGACGTTGTCCAGCACGCTCCAATCGTCCTGCAGCATCGCCCGCGCCTGATCGAACAGCGCAATCCGCGTCTGCGTCCCGCGCTTCACCGTACCGTGCACCGGCTCGAGTTCGCCTTGCACCACGCGGAGCAAACTCGTTTTTCCCGCACCGTTCGGCCCGACCACGCCGATGCGCTCGCCGCGCACCACGTTCAAGGTCAGGTTGCGCACCAGGGTGCGGCCGGCCAACTCCACGGTCACCCGATCCAAATCGAGGATCGTCCCGCCCAACTGCGCCGCGCCCTCTTCGAGGCCCACGAGATCCACCTTCGCGCGCTGCACCAAGCCCGGCTCGGCGATCTTCGCGTTCGCCCGATCGATGCGCGCCTTTTGCTTCGTGCTGCGCGCCTTCGGCCCGCGCCGCAGCCACTCGATCTCGCGCCGCAGCAGGTTCTGCCGGTTTCGCTCGACGCGCTCCTCCTGCGCATCGCGCTCCGAGCGCTGCTCGAGAAAGTCCGCGTACGCCCCCAGGTGATCGTCGCGCTTCGTGTACTCGGTGAGCCGCCCCGCATCGAGCTCGAAGATGCGTGTCGCCACGGCATCGAGCACGTAGCGATCGTGCGTCACCATGAGCACCGAACCACGAAACACGTCGCGCAGATACCCCTCGAGCCACGCGATGGTCTCGGCATCCAGGTGGTTCGTCGGCTCGTCGAGCAGCGCCAGATCGGGCCGCGCGACGAAAAGACGCGCCAGCGCCACCCGGCGCCTCTCGCCACCGCTCAACGTGGCCACGGGCCGATCGCGGTAGAGCACCCCGAGTCGGTCGAGAAACTCGTCCACCTCGTGCTCGCTACTCCACGGGCCCAGCTTTTCCGCCACGATTTCGCGGGCGTTGCGCTCGCCATCGAGCACCGGCTCCTGCGGCAGGTACAACATGGACGCCTCGCGCCGCCGGTCGACCACGCCGGAATCCTCCGGTTCGAGCCCGGCGAGCACCCGCAGCAAGGTCGACTTCCCCGTGCCGTTGGGCCCGAGCAAAGCCGCCTTTTCACCTCGTTTTAGCGTGAAGGTCGCGTCCGTGAGGAGCGGGCGCGCGCCGTAGGCTTTGTTGAGTCCACGGGCCGAAAGAATGGGCATGGCCCGGCTTCTATACTACGCCTGGCCTGCCCTTCCGTTCTTCGGTGCGCAAGGCATACCGAAGCGCCGCTTCCAGCGTGCTGAACGAGGTGAGTTCGGCCAGATCGAGCTCCAGCCCCACGATGGTCTGCGCCATGTGCGGCGAAATCCCCGAAACGACACACCGCGTGCCGAGCAGCGCCGCGGCCCGTACGACCTTGAGCAAATGATCCGCGGCGGCCGTATCCATCTCGTCGACGCCGGTCAGATCCAAAATGGTGAACCGCGCCTGCGTCCGCACGATGGCCTCGAGCAGGCTTTCCAGCATTTGATTCGCACGCCGGCTGTCCACCAGGCCGATGACCGGCAAGGCGAGAATGCCCTCCCAAAGCTGCAGGATGGGCGTCGACATCGCACGGATGGAGTCTTCCTGCCGGCGGATGATCTCCAGCTTGTCGAGCAACATCTGCTCGGCCTGAATGCGATCGTGGATCTCTTGTTTGAGGCGTTCCTCGGCCTGCGTGCGCTCGTGCACCTCGAGTTTCAGCCGCTCGAGCGCGGCATCGAGATCGGCGCGCGTGGCCTTGTCCGCGGAGATGAGCTGATCGAGCTGCCCGGCGATGGTGCGCGTCGACGGGCGCACCACGAATTCGTCCGCCTCGTCGCCGCTGGCGAGAAATTTCGTCTGCTCCGCCCAGCAATTCGTCCCGAAGAGGATGCTCGCAAAGCCCGCGAAGCGCCCCGCCAGTGAACTCGTTCCCCAGCAGACGCCGAGCGCGCGCTGGTAGAGCGCCTCCCAACTGTTGCGCACGCGGAAGCGCGCTTCCTTCTTTTCGCGATCGAGAAACGTGAGCTCCCAGTGGCCGAGGCCCACGACGTTGGCGCCCACGCCGATGCGGCGCATGCCCTCTTCGAAGCTCGGCGCCGTCTTGAAGAAGAGGTTCCACTCGTTCTCGACGACTTCCTCGCCGGCGCCGTAGAGCGCGAGCTGAAAGCGCTCGGTGCCCACCATCTTGTGGATGCCCGCCATGAAGCTGGCCATCGTGGTCTCGACCCACATGGCCACGCAGGGGATACCCTCACACAGGAACAGGCCGCGCTCTTGATCCCACTCGAACCGCAAAGTCCCTACGGTACATTTCGGATTTTCGGCTTCCGGCGTACTCGTAGCCATTTCCACCTCCGATAAGCTACCCGCCCGATAGCCTCCCGGGAGAGGTCGGGCGCATCAATCGGCAGCTTGTCATGTTTGGTGGCAGATACCTAGGGCTTCATGACGCGGTCGAGGATGGCCTCGAGTGCTCGCATGTCTTCGTCGTGTGGGGCGAGGCGTGCAAGTGAAGCCCGTATGCGGGCGTACGTCGACGGAAGGAACTTCAAGAACGTGGGGTTGTCGTTCACGCGATCGATGAACACGAATCGGCCCGCATTTTTCAGTTTGCGCAGCACCGTGACGCGATCGAATTGAATGTCGAGCTCGGAGCGCTCCTCGGTGGAGAGACGACAGGCCTGGGCATAATCGTCCAGGCGCGCCTCGATGAAAGTGCGGTCGAAGTCTTGGTAGCTGTCGTTGAGAAGGGTGACCAGGTCGTAGACGCGCGGGCCGCGTAGGGCATCCTGGAAATCGATCCACACCAGGTCGGGCGTGCCCGCGCCGTTGGTCGCGTGAGCACGTACCATCAGGTTGCGCGACTGGTAATCGCGGTGCGTGAAGCCGCGCGGAAAGCTGGCGACGCGGCGAGCGAACCGGTCGGAGATCCCTTCGAAGGCCTCGCGGTCCGTGCGCGCAAGATGGTAACCGCGCGCCTCGAGACCCCACTCGCGAAAATGTTCGAGCTCCCCGCGGATCAGCGCCTCGTCGAAGGCGCGGGACGCCACGATGGATCCCTCCGGCGCGGTCGCGAGCCGATCCTGCGCGGCCGCCAGATCGCGGACGGCTTTCGTGTACAGCGCATCTTTCTTTTCGGGGTGGCGCAGGAGGTAGTTGGCCAGCGTATCGTCGCCCAGGTCCTCGAGCAGAAGCCAGCCGTCGTCGGTCGCGTCGCCGAGCACCTCGGGAACGCGCACCCCGCGCTCGCGGAGCAGATCGCCCACCTCGAGAAAGGGCCAGCGGCGCGGGTTCAGCGGCTGCTGGATCTCGTCGGTCTGGACGCCCTGCGGAAAAAACATGCCGACGGCCGAGCGATCCCCGGCGAGCAGCACGCGGACGTATTGGCGCGTCGAGGCCCCGGCCGCCATCGGCTGGACGCCCACCTTTACCAGGCCGAGCCGGGCAAGGAGTGCGTCGAGGGCCGCCATGGCCGTGGGGTCGGGCGCAAGCATCCTACGCCGCGTGCTATCACAGCCGGCACGCATGGGCGAATCACGGTCCGGAGGTCTACGCACGAGGGGGGAAGGCTGGGATCTCGCCAGCATGGCCTCCCATTTCGGGCTTTCCGTCACGTCGGCGACGGCGGCAGACACGACCAAGGGATCTAGCGTCGACAAGGGGCTTCGCACGTGGCTCGACCTTCTCGTCACCTGGAACGCGAAACACGATCTGACAGCGGCGCGCTCGGAGGGTGAGCTGCTCGATTTGATGCTGGCCGATGCATTTGCGTTGTCGGAACATCTTCCCCAACGAGCGCGGCTGGTCGATATCGGGTCGGGCGCGGGGGCGCCGGGGCTGGCTCTGGCGCTGATTCGGCCGGATCTTGCGGTGACCTTGGTGGAACCGCTCGCCAAGCGCATCAGCTTCCTGCGGACGGTGATTGGCGCGATCGGGCGCCTCGATGTGAAGCTCCACCACGGGAAAGCGGGTGAGCTCGCTGGAACGACGTGGGACGTGGCGCTGTCGCGCGCCACGTTCGCGCCGCCGGAGTGGCTCGCGGTGGGGCGCACCTTGATCGAGCCGGGCGGCTCGGTGTGGGTGCTGCTCGCGCGCGAGGAAGCTCCTGCCCTCGAGGGGATGACGCTCGCGGAGGACTTCGCGTACGAGTGGCCGAACCAGCAGCGCGCCCGGCGCGCCGTGCGCTACGTCGCCGCCTAAGCCCCACGCGAAGGGGCCGCCATTTTTTTGCCCGACAGCCCTTCCGTGTGCGAACGCTCGTTCGATTCCATGACGACGACCCGCGAACGCAGCGTGAAGGGGGCGCCTCGTGAGGGCGAGCTCGTGGCACTTCGCAAACTGGCCGAGGAGCTGGCGCGCCAGCGGAAGGAGCGCGTGACGACCGGCCATTTGCTGGCCGCCATCGCCGATCGGCGCAGTGTGGCCGCGGATCTTCTCCAGGACCGGCTGCTCGACGTCGACGTGCTCTTGAAGGCCGCGCGCGTGGTGACCGACGATGCGCCCGACGCCATCGGGCGCGCCGTGCAACGCGCCCGCGAGTTCGCCGCCCGATCCACGGCGCCCGAGCCGAGCGGCCTTCATCTGCTCTACGCCTTGTGCCAGGACCGCACCTGCGCCGCGCACCGCGCGATCGCCCAATGCGGAACCGACGTCGCCAAGGTGCGAACCCACGCGCTGCAGCTGGCCACGGGCATCGCCATGCCCCGCCGCACGATGCGCTCGTCGATCCCGATTTCCGCGCGGCCCCTGCTCGCGCCATCGCTTCCGCCGCCGGTGCCGCCGGCGCTGGTCTCGCCGCCGCTTCCTCCTCCCCCGAAGCCGCAAGCCAAAGCGCCCGTTCCTGCACCGGTGCCGCGGCCGGTGGCCCCGACCCCGCGCAAGCGCCACCACCACCCGCGCCCGCACGCGGCGCCGCCGGCTACGACGACCGCGGCGGCCACGAATGCGCAAACCTTCGCCCTCGATCCCAAGGCGTTCCCGCTGCTCACGCAGATGGGCACGAACCTCACGCTCGCCGCCGCACAAGGACAGCTCGATCCGGCCATCGGGCGCGAGGCCGTGATCGAACGCACCCTCGACGTGCTGGCCAAGCGCCACGCGAACAGCGCCTGCCTCGTGGGCGAACCGGGTGTGGGCAAGACCAGCATCGTGCGCGGCATGGCCCGCCGCATCGCCGCCGGCGAACACGTCACGTCCCTCGACGACCGCATCCTCGTGGCCATCGATCCGCCGGTCCTGCTCGCGGGCACGGGCATGCGCGGGCAGCTCGCCGAGCGCATGTCGCAGCTGCTCGCCGAGGTGAAAAAGAGCGAAGGCCGCATCGTGCTCGTCTTCGAGGAGATCCACGCGCTCTTCGGTGCCGACGGCGGCGACGAGGGGATCTCCGAGCTGAAAGCTGCTCTCGCCTCCGGCCACGTGCGGTGCATCGGTACGAGCACGCCGAAGGAGTACCGCCGGGTCATCGAGGCCGACGGCGCGCTCGCGCGCCGCTTCAGCGTGGTCGAGGTCGAGGAGCCCGGCGACGATGAAGCGCTGGCCATCATGGAAAACGTGATCCCCTTGTTCGAGGGCCACCACCACGCGCGCTACGCGAAGGAGGCGCTCGCCGCCTCGCTCCGCTGGAGCGTGCGCTACCTGCCCGGCCGCGCTCTGCCCGACAAGTCGATCAGCGTGCTCGATCTCGCGGGCGCGCGGAGCCGGCGGCGCAAGCTCGCCGAGGTGGGCCCCGAGCAGGTGGCCGAGGTCGTCGCCGAGCTGGCCGGCGTCCCCGTGGAGCGGCTGCTGGAAACCGACGCCGAGCGCATGCTGCGCTTCGAAGCGCTGCTCGCCCAGCGCATCGTGGGGCACACCGACGCGCTCGCGCGGATCGCCGCCGTGCTGCGCC encodes:
- a CDS encoding ABC-F family ATP-binding cassette domain-containing protein; translation: MPILSARGLNKAYGARPLLTDATFTLKRGEKAALLGPNGTGKSTLLRVLAGLEPEDSGVVDRRREASMLYLPQEPVLDGERNAREIVAEKLGPWSSEHEVDEFLDRLGVLYRDRPVATLSGGERRRVALARLFVARPDLALLDEPTNHLDAETIAWLEGYLRDVFRGSVLMVTHDRYVLDAVATRIFELDAGRLTEYTKRDDHLGAYADFLEQRSERDAQEERVERNRQNLLRREIEWLRRGPKARSTKQKARIDRANAKIAEPGLVQRAKVDLVGLEEGAAQLGGTILDLDRVTVELAGRTLVRNLTLNVVRGERIGVVGPNGAGKTSLLRVVQGELEPVHGTVKRGTQTRIALFDQARAMLQDDWSVLDNVAEREGAERTGAGMVTIGDRTMDMRTYLELFMFDGQSSRRKVSALSGGERARVALALSLKSGANMLLLDEPTNDLDIVTLSAVEELLESWPGCAIVVSHDRWFLDRVATSILAFEGDGKVTLYGGNWSAYRERIAAIRAEEREKASPSPATSAKTGTGMGTGEGTGTGTKKLTYAERLELEKIMDVIMAAEEKVSTLEAKLADGSLWAKAPDEARETQAQLDAARADVERLTARWEDLESRRPA
- a CDS encoding STAS domain-containing protein codes for the protein MATSTPEAENPKCTVGTLRFEWDQERGLFLCEGIPCVAMWVETTMASFMAGIHKMVGTERFQLALYGAGEEVVENEWNLFFKTAPSFEEGMRRIGVGANVVGLGHWELTFLDREKKEARFRVRNSWEALYQRALGVCWGTSSLAGRFAGFASILFGTNCWAEQTKFLASGDEADEFVVRPSTRTIAGQLDQLISADKATRADLDAALERLKLEVHERTQAEERLKQEIHDRIQAEQMLLDKLEIIRRQEDSIRAMSTPILQLWEGILALPVIGLVDSRRANQMLESLLEAIVRTQARFTILDLTGVDEMDTAAADHLLKVVRAAALLGTRCVVSGISPHMAQTIVGLELDLAELTSFSTLEAALRYALRTEERKGRPGVV
- a CDS encoding phosphotransferase, with translation MLAPDPTAMAALDALLARLGLVKVGVQPMAAGASTRQYVRVLLAGDRSAVGMFFPQGVQTDEIQQPLNPRRWPFLEVGDLLRERGVRVPEVLGDATDDGWLLLEDLGDDTLANYLLRHPEKKDALYTKAVRDLAAAQDRLATAPEGSIVASRAFDEALIRGELEHFREWGLEARGYHLARTDREAFEGISDRFARRVASFPRGFTHRDYQSRNLMVRAHATNGAGTPDLVWIDFQDALRGPRVYDLVTLLNDSYQDFDRTFIEARLDDYAQACRLSTEERSELDIQFDRVTVLRKLKNAGRFVFIDRVNDNPTFLKFLPSTYARIRASLARLAPHDEDMRALEAILDRVMKP
- a CDS encoding class I SAM-dependent methyltransferase is translated as MASHFGLSVTSATAADTTKGSSVDKGLRTWLDLLVTWNAKHDLTAARSEGELLDLMLADAFALSEHLPQRARLVDIGSGAGAPGLALALIRPDLAVTLVEPLAKRISFLRTVIGAIGRLDVKLHHGKAGELAGTTWDVALSRATFAPPEWLAVGRTLIEPGGSVWVLLAREEAPALEGMTLAEDFAYEWPNQQRARRAVRYVAA
- a CDS encoding ATP-dependent Clp protease ATP-binding subunit, yielding MTTTRERSVKGAPREGELVALRKLAEELARQRKERVTTGHLLAAIADRRSVAADLLQDRLLDVDVLLKAARVVTDDAPDAIGRAVQRAREFAARSTAPEPSGLHLLYALCQDRTCAAHRAIAQCGTDVAKVRTHALQLATGIAMPRRTMRSSIPISARPLLAPSLPPPVPPALVSPPLPPPPKPQAKAPVPAPVPRPVAPTPRKRHHHPRPHAAPPATTTAAATNAQTFALDPKAFPLLTQMGTNLTLAAAQGQLDPAIGREAVIERTLDVLAKRHANSACLVGEPGVGKTSIVRGMARRIAAGEHVTSLDDRILVAIDPPVLLAGTGMRGQLAERMSQLLAEVKKSEGRIVLVFEEIHALFGADGGDEGISELKAALASGHVRCIGTSTPKEYRRVIEADGALARRFSVVEVEEPGDDEALAIMENVIPLFEGHHHARYAKEALAASLRWSVRYLPGRALPDKSISVLDLAGARSRRRKLAEVGPEQVAEVVAELAGVPVERLLETDAERMLRFEALLAQRIVGHTDALARIAAVLRRNASGFRTRRPIGSFLLLGPTGVGKTETAKAIAELLFHSENAMTRLDLSEYAEPHAVSRLVGAPPGYVGHEAGGFLTEAVRRRPYQVVLLDEIEKAHRDVLEAFLQVFDDGRLTDGRGRTVDFTNTVILLTSNIGADVARPRPSTRRIGFSPDAALDDADRREATAYADAIVAAARSALPPELYNRLDEVMAFAPLTRIDVAEVARRMLAALGAELEKTRGIRLDASEDAIAALLDAGGFDPEMGARPMRRTIARLVEAPIAEMLLRQEVRRGDIATVDVEDGAIVVDAVTP